Within Anolis sagrei isolate rAnoSag1 chromosome X, rAnoSag1.mat, whole genome shotgun sequence, the genomic segment acagctcccacgacTCCATAGTATGGAGTCACTTCATTCTTTGGGTGGGATGCACCTCTAGATTGGAGAGCGAATGCTCCTTGCATTgttatggaagcctgggagttgtagtttcgacCCTTGGGccttgcgaaactacaactcccacaagtgTGTCtcggaggaaagaaggggaaaacatATCCTAAGAATAAGCAGAGATTGTATTTCACCAGGAAGGCATGATCTCTTTATTAATAATGGAAGCGGatcaaagaaggacaaaaggaaaacaaaggcagGGCACGGAGGTACGTGTGGTGCTCCATCATTGCTTCGTGGAGGTCCTCTCCTTCCATCCAGTGTGAGGATGATGGGAATCGGAGTCCACGGATAGATTCAGTTGGCTTCCTCTCTGGGAAAGAGGGTCCTGAATTTCTCCTTCAGCTTCCGGAAGTTTTCCGAGAACCAGTTCCTGTCGAGGGCAAGAAAAAGTAAGAGGAACCTGTCAACTTCACTCTTTGGATGGGATGTATCTCCAGATtggagttgggagttgtagtttggaccctttggccttgcaaactacaactcccacaaccccatagtattgagtcatttAACTCTTTGGGTGGGATGCACCTCTAGATTGGAGAGCGAATGCTCGTTGCATTGTTATggaagcttgggagttgtagtttggattctttggccttgcaaactacaactcccatgaccccatAGTATTTTTGAGTGGGATGCACCTCTAGCTTGGAGAACAAATGCTCATTGCATTGCTATGCAAGCCTGGGAATGATAGTTTGGACCCTTTGGccttgcaaactacagctcccatgacccTGTAGTATTTTTGGATAGGATGCACCTCTAGATTGGAGAGCAACTGCTCATTGCATTGCTATgggagcctgggagttgtagtttgcaaggccaaagggtccaaactacaagtcccaggctCCCATAGCAATGCAATGAGCACTTGCTCTCCAATCTAGAGGTGCATCCCATCCAAAAATACTACAgggtcatgggagctgtagtttgcaaggCCAAAGGGACCCACaactatggaagcctgggagttgtagtttggaacccttggccttgcaaactacaactcccacaactccataGTATTTTTGGGTGAGATGCACCTCTAGAGTGGAGAACGAATGCTCCTTGCATTggtatggaagcctgggagttatagtttggaccCTTTGGCCatacaaattacaactcccatgactacaTAGTATTTTTGGGTGGATGCACCTCTAGATTGGAGAGTGAATGCTCCTTGCATttctatggaagcctgggagttgtagtttggacccTTTGCccttgcaaactacagctccaactcccaggactccatattATTGAGTCACTTCACTCATTGGGTGGGATGCACCTCTAGACTGGGGAGTGAATGCTTCTTGcattgctatggaagcctgggagttatagtttggaacCTTTGccttgcaaactacagctcccacgaccccatagtattgagtcacttTACTCTTTGGATGGGATGCACCTATAGATTGGAGAGCAAATGCACCTTGcattgctatggaagcctggaagttgtagtttggaccCTTTGGCCTTGCAAATTATAACTCCCACGACTCCATAGTAATTTTGGGTGAGATGAGCCTTTAGATTGGAGAGCAAGTGCTCATTGCATTACTATACaagcctgggagttatagtttggaccCTTTGGCCTTGCAACTTCCACGACTCCATAGTATTTTTGAGTGGGATGCACCTCTAGCTTGGAGAACAAATGCTCATTGCATTGCTATGCaagcctgggagttatagtttggactctttggccttgcaaactacaactcccacaactccaaaGTATATTTGCGTGGGATGCACCTCTAGATTGGAGAGCGAATGCTCCTTGCATTGTTATGGaagcctaggagttgtagtttggaccctttggccttgcaaactacaactcccacaaccccATACATAGTATTGAGTCATTTCACTCTTTGGGTGGGATGCACCTCTAGATTGGAGAACGAATGCTCCTTGCATTGCTATGTAAGCCTGAGTGTTGTAGTTTGGACCCTTTggccttgcaaactacaactcccacaacccTATAATATTCAGCCATTTCAGTTCAAATGGGGACTGACTACATTTATATGTTCTACAACATGCACCTTTTCTTGTTGCATCATCAGTGCAACAGGAAGcattgctatggaagcctgggagttgtagtttggacacTTTGACCTTGCAAACTGCAGGTCCCACAaccccatagtattgagtcatttCACTTTTTGGGTGGGATGCACCTCTAGATTGGAGAACGAATGCTCCTTGCATTGCTATGGAAGCCTGAGTGTTGTAGTCTGGACCCTTTggccttgcaaactacaactcccacgaccctatagtattgaaccatggcagttcaaatgggatCTGACTTCATTTATTTGTTCTACAACAGGCACCTTTCCTTATTGCATCCCCAATGCATTTTtgccatagcctgcagctcctccTAGTGGCGCCTCCAGGAACTGCCACCTTTTCTATAGAAGTCAATCTTGATTTTGACCAACTGGACTCTGAAGAAGACTATATGGCTGGatctccatataatccagatcatcaaagcagataatccacatgatctggggttgtatgagtctacattgccatataatccagttcaaagcagatcatcaggCCTTCAAGTCTGCCATCGACTTACCTAGTGAATATCCTAGTGTTTTCTCAAGTGTTTattcataaacataaacaaattatattattgtcgaaggctttcatggctggaatcactgggttgttgtaggttttccgggttatatggccctcagagaatgcttgccatagatgcaggcgaaacgtcaggagaaaatgcctctagaacatggccatataacccagaaaaacctacaacccaaattattattattattattattattattttactactttattattactattatattattattactacttattattattattattattttactactttattattactattatattattattactgcttaataataataataagtagtaatatttattattactattatattattattactacttattattattattatactactttattattactattatattattattcctacttaataataataagtaatatttattattactattatattattgttactacttaataataataagtagtagtaatatttattattactattatattattgttactacttattattattattattttactactttattattactattatattattattattactacttaatattattattattatactactttattattactattatattattattactacttaataataataataataagtagtaatatttattattactattatattattattactacttattattattattattattttactactttattattactattatattattattactacttaataataagtaatatttattattactattatattattattactacttaatactactactaataataataagtagtagtagtagtagtagtagtaatttggttagttccttcctttgaaatagaaCAGCGGTCTCCCATCCACATCCGAACCAAggcagaccctgcttagctttctcaAATTATACTAGATCTTTTCACCTATTTGGGGGTATTTATTTGGGTCATTGTTAATAAtaacaagtagtagtagtagtttggttccttcctttgaaatagaaCAGCGGTCTCCCATCCACATCCGAACCAAggcagaccctgcttagctttctcaAATTATACTAGATTTTTTCACCTTTTTGGGGGTATTTATTTGGGTCATTGTTAATAATaacaagtagtagtagtattagtagtagtagtttggttccttcctttgaaatagaaCAGCGGTCTCCCATCCACATCCGAACCAAggcagaccctgcttagctttctaaAATTATACTAGATCTTTTcaccttttggggaggggggtatttATTTGGGCCTATGGAGTTCCATTGTATAACAACACTGCAGTCTGACCCTATTTTAACCCAAAACTatataatcctgggagttgtagtttccccaaggtcttttctgccttctctgcccaaaggttgagcaaactataactcccaagggtTTGCATCACATTGGAGTCATGGCGCTCAAAGAGAGGTTCCAGCGGCATCCCTTTGACAGGCCagtggggattctgggacttgcagtccaacttTGCATGGGATTCGATGCCGACTCACCTGGTCTTGTTGCTGAATTCGCTGTGATGGATGTCACGGAACGCCTCCTTGGTTTCCTCGCCGACGCGGTCCACAAAAGTCTGGACTTCCTGCTGGAATTTCTCCAGTTTCTGAGACAAACTGGGTTCGTTTGCAACTGGGATTTCATCAGTACCTAGAGCAAGGCAAAGAAGCAGCTGGGTagtgtttggactacaactcccagcatcctgggAGATATCAAAGGGGATGAAAAGGTCATGTTTGTGAACTGTGGAGCATCTTCTGCTTGCACACATCTCCTCTCTTACTTGGGAACATGCGACTACATTGCTCaggctcatgggagttgtagtctcgcaaagggtgcatctacacattgCGGAATGAATGTGGTTGCACTctgctttaactcccatggctccatgagattgaatcctgggagttgtagttttcactCTTTGGCACTCACAaggccttgcagaactacaactcccataattcttcaAGTGCAATTACACTGCAGAATGGAACACAATTTGACCTCACTTGAACAGCGATGGCTCAAAACATCTCCCGCATACAGACATTTCTCCCGCCTGCTGGCAATGAGGAAACCATGTGCCAACACTGCCCaggctcatgggagttgtagtcttgcaaaggatgcatctacacactgtggaatgaatatgGTTGCAGTCTGCTTTAACTAAAATGAATGCAGGTGTAATGCCATATAtatcgaatcctgggagtggtcATTCGCACTCTTTGGCACTCTCAaggccttgcagaactacaactcccaggattcttggGAGTGCAATTACACTCTCGAATGGAacttagtttgacaccacttgaactgctgtggctcaatgctatgggatcctgggagttgtagtttggcagagaaggtgaaggccttgcaaaactacaactcccaggattcttggAGTGCAATTACACTCCTGAATGGAacatagtttgataccacttgaactgctgtgcctcgatgctacgggatcctgggagttgtagtttggcagagaaggctgaaggccttacaaaactacaactcccaggattcttggactgcaattaCACTCCCGAATGGAACatagtttgacgccacttgaacGGCTGTGCCTCAATTCtgcaggatcctgggagttgtagtttggcagagaaggctgaaggccttgcaaaactacaactcccaggattcttgaAGTGCAATTACACTCCCGAATGGAACatagtttgacgccacttgaacGGCTGtgcctcagtgctatgggatcctgggtgttgtagtttggcagagaaggctgaaggccttacaaaactacaatttccaggattcttGGAGTGCAATTACACCACCGAATGGAAcatagtttgatgccacttgaatggctgtggttcaatgctacgggaacctgggagttgtagtttggcagagaaggctgaaggccttacaaaactacaactcccaggattcttggAGTGCAATTACACTCCCAAATGGAACatagtttgacgccacttgaactgctgtggctcaatgctacaggatcctgggagttgtagtttggcagagaaggccttacaaaactatgggatcctgggagttgtagtttggcagagaaggctgaagaccttacaaaactacaactcccaggattcttagAGTGCAATTACACTCCCGAAAGGAACatagtttgacgccacttgaacAACTGCGCCTCAATGCtgcgggatcctgggagttgtagtttcgcagagaaggctgaaggccttacaaaactacaatttccaggattcttGGAGTGCAATTACACCACCGAATGGAacatagtttgataccacttgaatggctgtggttcaatgctacgggaacctgggagttgtagtttggctgagaaggctgaagactttctaaaactacaatttccaggattcttGGAGTGCAATTACACTCCTGAATGAAACatagtttgacgccacttgaacGGCTGCGGCTCAATGttacgggatcctgggagttgcagtttggtagaGAAGCCTGAaggccttacaaaactacaactcccaggattcttgaAGAAAAATTACACTCCCAAATGGAACatagtttgacgccacttgaactgctgtggctcaatgctacgggatcctgggagttgtagtttagcagagaaggctgaaggccttgcaaaactacaactcccaggattcttggAGTGCAATTAAACTCCCGAATGGAACATagtgtgacacca encodes:
- the LOC137097984 gene encoding apolipoprotein C-I-like, whose amino-acid sequence is MQIVLSVAVVLVALSVVAGTDEIPVANEPSLSQKLEKFQQEVQTFVDRVGEETKEAFRDIHHSEFSNKTRNWFSENFRKLKEKFRTLFPREEAN